The genomic region ACGGTCTCGAAGACGTCAAGGCGCAAGACATCAAGGTGTTCAACACGAGCCACCTGACGTCGCTGTTCGACCGCGTGGTCGTGGCGAGCGGGACGTCGAACCGGCAGACCAAGGCGCTTGCCAACAGCGTGCGCGAAAAGGTCAAGGAAGCGGGTGGCGACATCATCAGCACGGAAGGCGAAGAGATCGGCGAGTGGGTGCTGGTCGATTGCGGCGACGCGGTCGTCCACATCCTGCAGCCGGCG from Caballeronia sp. Lep1P3 harbors:
- the rsfS gene encoding ribosome silencing factor, which produces MELQKLQRAIIDGLEDVKAQDIKVFNTSHLTSLFDRVVVASGTSNRQTKALANSVREKVKEAGGDIISTEGEEIGEWVLVDCGDAVVHILQPALRQYYNLEEVWGDKPVRVKLQKPNMFGGARVTDDDEDEEDAAPAVKRPARKSARKEA